tctaaaacattagaaataaaatttcagtggTAAGCTTTTCTAGGGCAATGGGCAAGAGGAAAATAATGAcagaagaatggggggaaaggtttcTGCCTGAATTAGAAAAACGACTCAGAAACACTTATATAtccattgaaataataaagttttaCAACCAGGTAATGACCATTGAGGGAGTTTGTTGTAGAAAAGACTTGTGCACTAAATGGAAAGATAGATTAGAATCCAATCATATTGAGATTGAAATTTAATCATCAGATTCCAAACATTTAACGTCCCTTTAACAGAGGTACCACTgccttaaaaaataagttttgtgcTCTATATCAGGAAAATACTATATTATGTGGATGTTGGGTCACACACgtcaagagaaggagaagaaatgccGAGAGTCACTGATAGGCTCCATAACTTAGAGGGTGAGAGCACCTCAAGGACCACAGGGGAACTTCACTGGGGAGACACCTGGGGTGTGAAGAAAGACAGTTTGGGGGAGTAGGATGTCAGCATAAATTGTTGTATCTGCTCTGCAGCAGCCCAGCATTGTGGAGGCCACACAGACTTGCTTGGGGACCTGACAGCTCTCCTGTCCGgaatcttccttcctttgtctggcAAATAACCACTTGTGTTTCTTCAGGTGCGCTTCCTGGAACAGCAGAACAAGGTCCTGGACACCAAGTGGACCCTGCTCCAGGAGCAGGGCACCAAGACCGTGAGGCAGAACCTGGAGCCCCTGTTCGAGCAGTACATCAGCAACCTGAGGAGACAGCTGGACAGCATCGTCGGGGAGAGAGGCCGCCTGGACTCGGAGCTGAGGAACATGCAGGACCTGGTGGAGGACTTCAAGAACAAGTGAGTTAGGAGAGAAATGGGCTCAGTGCTCTGAAGCACACACTTCAAGACCAAGGGGTGGCCAGGTCCAGATGTGAGTGTGATTGCAAGGCAAAACAAGTCCATGAAAGTTAAATTCACTCATGTTGCCTAGAAACAAACCCCTCAAAACAAAAAGGCCATAGAGGTGGATAGGGAGAGTAAAGAAGGAAACAACTAACAGACACAAAAGTCATCTCTTAGGCTTTCTCACAGGGAGCTCAATTTGGATATATTGATGATAGAAGGGTCTAACCCCAGGCTGCCTTTTCTGTATCATCTTCACCACTGACTCGGTTACCTGTTATCCCTTTCTCACTCTAGATACGAAGATGAAATCAATAAGCGCACTGCAGCAGAGAATGAATTTGTGACTCTGAAGAAGGTGAGCTGATTAAAACCAGGGTTGAGGTTTCTTTGCAGGAGGACTCTGGAGCCCTGCCCACATCTGAGAGCAGAAGAGGTGGGGAGGCTCAAGGAAGGGCAGATGGGGAAGAGGGCTCAGCTGACTCTGGCTTGTGGGCTCATTCCCTAGGATGTGGATGCTGCCTACATGAACAAGGTTGAACTGCAAGCCAGGGTAGATGCTCTCATGGATGAGATCAACTTCACAAGAGCCTTCTACGAGGCAGTAAGCACCTCCACCCTCCTTTATCCCTTCTAAGGGGGCTCTGCTAAAGGGTGGAAGGTCTTGGGGTTGGGGACTCTGTGAAGGTCACAGGAGAAAATGATCTGACCATCTCATGTTCTGCAGGAGCTGGCTCAGATGCAAACCCACATCTCAGACACGTCTGTGGTTCTGTCCATGGACAACAACCGTGACCTGGACCTGAACAGCATCATTGCTGAAGTGAAAGCCCAGTATGAGGAGATTGCTCAGAGGAGCCGAGCTGAGGCTGAGTCCTGGTACCAGACCAAGGTGAGCAGCGAGTGGGCACCTGCTGAGGAATCCCTGTGCTTGCTCCCTAAACACCAGCAAGGCTACCAGACTTCACTGGGAAGAGGCACTTCTAGGAAGCTGCTGTCCTCTCAGAATGTGTGCCTTGTCCCGAGAGAGTAGATGTTTACAGGATTTATGTGCAATTCTAGTAAGCCAAAGAAACCAAGCAGGAGCAAAGCTAATGTAGATAAGGACCCAGTGATCTTTGCTTCAGCTTCACACTAATACTGGTCTCAGAAACCTAGTGCAGGACGTTGCAGGTTCAGAGGAGAACTAGAAAGTCAGTGGTCTCTTAACAAGGTTGGTCTGAGATTGGTATACAGTGTCCAGTGACCTGGAAACACCAGCATTGCCTAGCATCTCTTCGGGAGAAACCGTTAGGTTTAATTTATGAAAAGCCTGATTTCACTGGTGACATGGGAAGGCCTGCACATCACCTTGTCTCTCTGTGGACTGCAGTATGAGGAGCTGCAGGTCACGGCTGGCAGACACGGGGACGACCTGCGCAACACCAAGCAGGAGATTGCTGAGATCAACCGCATGATCCAGAGGCTGCGGTCTGAGATCGACCACGTCAAGAAGCAGGTATGCTGGGGGCAAAGGAAAACCATGCCAGAACACCATGTGGTCATCACAATACCTGGTCAGGCCCCAGGTTTTCTGAACTACCTGGGGACtgagggaagagcagggagagaCCATGCAGTTTCCACCCTTAGTGGGTTCCCACAGGGAGGAGAGATGGATTCCAACCCAAGGGCATGAGACATATAGCTGAACAAAACCAGTTTCCCCTGTCAGAGCTGTGAAAACGTAGTCAGAGGCACTGAAGACAGATTACATAAGAAGAACAGTTGATTTGGTAATTCAGGGAATCGGGAAAGAAAAGGCAGGCCAGCAAGGGAGCAGCAAGATGGGTGCAAATCCACTCCAGATTCgaggtggaaaaaagaaaacccggTCAGGCAAAGGCACAGGACAAAGACCTGTGTCACCTACAAGTGTGAGATGAAAGAAACTCATCACCTCAATGAGAATGTTTGTATTTTGTACAAGTTAGTGTAGCTACCAGGTGACATTATCCAAAGCTGTCAAGATTCAAAACAAGCTAGTGGGTCCATTTCTCCCATGGCCCCCTGGCCTGTGCCTACTGTCATATCTTCCACCACTCAGCCCCCACATCCTCATGCAGGGTGGCTAACACAAAGGGGCACAGGCTTTCTCAAGTGACTCTTAAACTAGAGAAGGTTTGCAGAAGGGACAAAGTCTGGAGGAAAATGATGCCAGCTCCTCTTCCATGCAGCCTGGGCTCTGGATCTCTGCCTCACTGAGAAAGAGGAACCAGGGTCAGTCCCTTCTGGAGGACTAGATTACACGTGCATTCTGTCCATCTCCCCCCCCCAGTGCGCCAACCTGCAGGCCGCCATTGCTGATGCTGAGCAGCGTGGGGAGCTGGCCCTCAAGGACGCCAAGAATAAGCTGGCTGGGCTGGAGGACGCACTGCAGAAGGCCAAACAGGACATGGCCAGGCTGCTCAAGGAGTACCAGGAGCTCATGAATGTCAAGCTGGCCCTAGACGTGGAGATTGCCACCTACAGGAAGCTGCTGGAGGGCGAGGAGTGCAGGTGGGTAGTTCACAACCTCCTCAGTCAGCCATCTGGCTGCTTCTCCATGATGCCCAGCCAGGGAGCCCAAGTTTCAAGCACTGTGGTGATGGCCATAATTGCTTCTCTCTGAGAACCAATGAAAGGGCAGTCTCCCCATGGGTTGTCCTCACCTGGAGCCTTCCCACACTGGTCCAGCAGTGGCTCTCTGAGGTCTCATGGTCCCTGTGTTTCCTCCCTCCTAGGCTGAGTGGGGAAGGCGTTGGACCAGTCAACATCTGTAAGTATCTTTGCTTGCCTACCCCCCTTGCCCTTGAGTTCTTCTGACTGCACTCAGGCTGGCAGAGTGAGCTCACCATGCCTGTGTGTCCTTATGCTCTCCCCTCCACAGCCGTGGTGCAGTCCACCGTGTCCAGTGGTTATGGCAGCGGCAGTGGTGTCGGCAGTGgcttggccctgggtggaggCAGCGGCTACTCCTATGGCAGCGGCCATGGCCTCTCAGGTGGCTTCAGTTCCGGCAGTGGCAGAGGCTTGGGGGGTGGCCTCAGCTCTGTTGGTGGCAGCAGTTCCACCGTCAGATACACCACCACCTCATCCTCCAGCAGGAAGAGCTACAAGCACTGAAGTCCTCCTCTTGGCTGGCCAGTCCACCTTGTCTCAGGGCCCCTGTCCAGCTGCATGGCCCTCTCTTCTGGTTGCCTTTTGTCTCCTGCCTCAGACTTCTTTTGACCTCTGGGTTAAACTGAAGTTGTCTAGTCTTCATTTCATCTCTCTATATCTGCTGGGCCTGAGCTTTCATTTTTCACCCTCAGAAGATCTACAATTAGTGCCCTGAAGACATGCAGGCATCTCTGTGATGTTCCCATCTTATTAGCAGTTACATCAATCTGCCATTACTCTGGGAAGAAAATGACCTATGTCCCTGTGAAGCTCGATATACATCATCTACACTCTACAGAATGGGAATCTTTCCTTTGATGTCTGACTGTCCAGCTCATTGTAACTCTACCCACGAGCTGCTCATAGAACAATTAAGTGACCATTCAATCTGTGTCCCTACATGGTATTGGCACAACATTGTCATGTACAGAGTTGTAGTCCTGTGATGTTTTTCgctgtttcctttgctttcttcgGTTGTATTCAATAAAGCAAATTTTTAATACAAAGTTTCTGTGTCAGATTGTATTGCTGATCACGTATTGGTTCTGAAACTTTCTCATCCCAGGCAACAATCCTCACCTGTGGAGAACCCATCTCTCAGCCCCACTGACAACTTACCCTGCTTCATACCCAGCTCTGTGGGTCAGCATTACGTGAGACTCAGTTGTCCTGTGGGTGGATGACTACTAACACCTCTTCAGCCCTTTGCCATTCAAGgttctttctcaaaagaaagtcttttaaagaaaagggagCCAGGTTTCCTGGAACCTAAATCAGCATAATCTCATTACTGAGGGGTTTTAGTTCTCCAGCCCCAGCATTTAGTGGCTTGGTCAACAGCCTGATCTCTGAGCCTCTTCATATCTGAAGATATACCTCTCACTCCCCACCCACAACCAGGGAAACACAGCACTGATCCAGTGGAACAGAGGCCATTTGGTAGGAAGGCAAAATGCTTGAGTCCTTTCTATGATAACAAAAACTTTTCCCTCAAAGTTGTTGCTCTGACACACCATCTAAGGTGTATCAATCCAGCTGGTACAGAAAAGAAACATCCCCGGATCATGGTGGATGGATCTAAAAAGCCATGTAGTGCTAACTGAGTTGGAATGGATTTCCTTTGCACCCAAAGATGGTTGGATTCCACTGAAGAACTTCTCTTGACAATTGCTAGTTAAAATTTGTAGAACCATATACCTAAAACAATGAATTTGACTGTCCATTAATTATATCCAaaactgtgaaataaaataaagttgttgaaaagttctataaaataaattaataaaactttcaaaaagtgTTAGTTAGAAGCTTTGTTCTGTAGTGCTGTTGGCAAAAAGATGAGAGGGGAAGACGGCCATTTGGACAGATGACACAAGAGCATGGGGTGGTACTGGCTGGAGAAAATCTCCTTTTGTGATAGGATATCCAAAAACcattttcagtgtacagataTATGCAAATCTTGACCAGCAAAAATAGATGTTGACGGTTCATTCTAATATTCCCAGATATCAGTGTCAGggttatattttaacttttagaCAGAAATGGACTCTATCTTTCAGACCATGTTTACACAAGCTTAATCTAGAATTTGGATAATCAGGTATTTTATAGCTGGTCTTATCTGtatgcaaaaagataaaaaacaagaaaaattcctTGAGAACAATAATAACCAACTCAGTTATAATAATGTTTTGATCATTTGAAGCCGTGGCAGAGACCCTGTGCCTGGTTCTGGTTGAGTCTGGGTTGAGTCTCAGACTGAGTCTGGTTGCGGTCTAGTCTTATTTCACGGTTGGCAAGGGCCTTGCTGCTCAGCTGGTTACTAGGCAGAAGTTTGGGGCTGGGTGAGACTTTTGAGGATTAGTGACCTCCCTACCCTTCTATTATACAGTTTCAGGGTTTGAGACCAGGGGCATGGTAGAAGCAGAGCTTAGAAACCGCCATGCTATATCAAATCCCAGAAGCTAACAGGGAAAATTCCCAATGAGCCTGGCTCAGACTCTTGTTCTTCCTCTCCACAGGAGATGCTGCATGACAGCAGTTACCTACAGGCCTCCCTCAACCCCCTTGAGAGAAGGGCCGCCGAGTGCCCAGTTCTATAGAGGCCAACTACCTGCCAGCGGGCTTGATGCTCAGAGCAGACATTACTATCTCAGTCACCTGTGAATAGGCCCACCCAGACAAAATAGGGAATGCctacttaaatttgaatttcacacgaacaattaaaataaatttgtataaatatgtcccaaatattaCATGGAACTCACTTACACTAAGAAATTGtttgctgtttatctgaaatttgaGTTGAAcatcttgcatttttatttgctaaatctggcaactctgCCAGTGAAGTAGATCTGCCCTCATAGTGAACTACAGACAAGGGCACACTGGTGGTTGGGCTGCTGCTCTCAGTCTCTGTTGTAAAAGGGCAGAAAATAGGCAAGGCCAAACTTTAGACCCTTTCCTTTAATTAGCCCTTCTCTTCTACCCCATGCCTCAGCTCCACGCTACAGCTGTCCACCTACCCCCCACACAAATCAGCTCAAGCAGTCCTAAGCGCTGCTGGGGTTTCTCACAGTTCTTTCCATGGTCATTGACAATTCCTACTATCCACGTCTTCCATGGGTTTCTATAATCTCTCAGGGTTGATCCTGGGGGAGAGATAGCAGGACCAGTGGATTAGCCATCTTAGCTGGAACCTGAgccatagattttttaaaaggacattgtgtttatttattatgtatgtgatttatttaaaaagttgttaacATGGAAACAAGGGTGAAAGCAAGTAAGttgaaatattaataatgattgATTCTGATGAGTGGGAATTTGGGTAactgttgttttctcttttgtacttTTCTCTACATAAAGATAAacatcttttttcccccattgaaATACGActtttacctggctggtgtagctcagtggattgagcgtgggctgtgaaccaaagtgtcgcaggttcaattcccagtcagggtacatgcctgggttgcaggccatgacccccagcaactgcacattgatgtttctctctctctctctctctctccctcccttccctctctataaatgaaaaatcttaaaaaaacaggcatcatacaaaatgttttttaaaaaaagaaatacgaCTTTCGTTACAGGATGAATTCgtacattttctcttctgtgccaTTGAGCTCTTTGTGTGTTCACACCACTATAACTACTAAAGCTTTCTATTCCATCTTAGTTTCTGATATAGCAATTCctattcattgtttgttttttttcaatgttttctgaTTAGTCttgtgcattttgttttgttgttattattgttattaggtGTCCTTAGGTATCTTAAGGACAGGTATCTTTTTTGCATTATGAATTACAACTCTTTCTTTCCTATCAGATTTTCTAATTACTGGAAAGTAGTGAATGAGAATTACTGATTTCTGTATCCACCCACCTTGCTGAACTTCATCCCAGTTGTAATGATAAGTGACTAGTAAGAGGCTGAGCCAAGATCCAAGGACCCACCTGCCTCCTTTCAGAATCTGTGCTCTTCCCCAGTGGTAGAGAGGTGTGGTCTCGCCCAGATTCTGGCTCCATCAGTTCCCCTCTGGCCACAGGGACAGGTGCAGGTGTGAACAAGGAGGGATCAACCTGGCCCTCCCCTACTATTCTAGCCCTTTTCTTGCTTTGCTTGCCCTCTGGTGGAGATGCCACTCCCCTGGGATGCAAAGAGCAGACAGGAATGAGATCCTTACTTAAATGGGGCATCTGCTGGATGATGACATCAGCTGGTGCCATATTCACACTGAGGGCAAACACCAAGCCATGTTGTCCTTGAGTTTGAGAATCCCAGCCCACACTGGGCAGAAAAGGAATGATGTTTTTGCCCAAGCTGGCACAGCGTACtgttctctcctcccccagctctggaCTAGATCCcaagctttgttttgtttttcctcttcctgggAGCCCTAACTAGTCTCTGAAGCCTTATTTCCCAACTCTGACTCTTCATTTACTCCTCAGTAATGAGGGAGTGATGAGTGGAATGTGACTGTCTTTAGCCCGTGTTACCCTTGCCTCAAAAACTGTCTTCCAAACCTCACTGTTTGCTCATCTATGCCCGGTGTCACTCAGCAACCCAGCAAAGTTGCTCAGCAACACAGTGTAAGTTTACCTGTGGCATAGTGGGGTTCTGGACACAGCAGAGAATGTAAAGGAAGGTAGGCATTGTACATACTAAGTACATTGTGGGTTTACTGAATCATGTGCCTACCcttgaaaaaaaatccctctcACCTGCCAGAGCTAGAATtacacccataaacacacacacatgtgcacgtgcacatgcacacagaccATATAAACCAAAAGGCAAGGGCAATGTGTGCCAAGTACATACTTTGCAATCAATGGCAGGTCTAACTTCAGAGAGGCTAAGCAGATGTCAGTTCTTTTGAggggatatttttaaagaagtaggaaaatcatattttaaactaaatcCATAAAATACATGATGCTTAAGTAGCCTTATTGAAATAGAGATTATAGGTAGGTGCTTATCTCATAAAGGCATTAAATGTTCCAGGAAAATaaggcaaataaaaacaaattccatTTACTGCAGAATCATATCCTCTAAatcattccagaaaaaaaatctacaaaaatctCACAGCTTCTCTGGACAGAGAATGTCCCTGCTTACAGTCAGACCATAGAAGCCCTTTGATGTGAAATTGAAGTTTCCTTAAGGTTTAAGAGTATTCCCTGGTCActataacaacagcaacaacaaagaaacagatTGGTCTCCTACCATAATGCCTTTCCCCTTTACTCACAGCTCCTATTTCCCAAttcatttgtcattttcattagTCTCCAGGCTCACTTAAGGTTGCCCAACTCTTGCTTAATATACTAGTGCTCGGGGCAAATGAAAAGTGCTTTGAAGCACTCTTATAAAAGGAATTCATGTCTCTCATTGGCCTGATAGGAGCATATCCAGAATATTCACCAGGAGGGAATCATGCAGAGGATCCAGGGGCATCCCTGCCTGTGGGATCATCCGCCAGTTTAGTTCCTTTCCAGAAAGGGGCAGAGGTGTGGGAGAGCAGTGTCCTGGCCACTTAGATGTAACCTGCATCACAGACACGGTGCCAGTCTTTTCAGTGGAAACTATTTCGTCCTATCATATTCCAGAAATACATCTGATTTTGCACCCTAGAAGCCTGCTGCAAAGGTGCACATCAATTGCACTTCAATGTACTTTCAAAATTGAATTTTGAAACAGAGTACTCAAAATTGAAAGTCCTTGTTCAAAGAGAGTCCTTCTTCAAAGAGAGAAATTCTTTTGTAATAATAAGGCCCAGACTGTAATTTTTTCATACATCTGTGTCTGGGCTTTAGAATGTTTACCCCTCTTAATTCAATCAACAACTGAGAGGTACCCATTCTCCAGTTACCTGGAGTCAGTCACTCCCAGCTTAATGACTATTGGTTTCCCATCATTATTCACCATCCTCATCATTAGTGTGTGCTCATTCAGTGCCTCTAGGTCAGCTGGGCACCAGGCTGCCCAGAATGAGGCAGGGACTCCTAGGCCCAGGATGGTTGGACCTCTGGAGGATAGTAGAAAACACAACCCCACATGCCTAAGCTTCTGCCTGTGGAAACTGGTAAATGATGCATCACCGAGATGTCTCAGATAGAAACACAGCTTTACAGACAAGTGTGTACTAAGTAGATAAACACAATCCCACCTTAAGCATTCTTGGATGGCTTCACTCTGTGATTTATCCGTGAGCAATGTCAAACCAAGCCAGCTCCCCAGCCTCTCCGCCCATGCTCAGGGTTCTACGACCTCTTGTGTGTGCCCCAAGTATAAGCCTCAGAGCCAGTAAGGAGATCAAGACTCATCTGAAGCCCTCAACTTCCGTCTTATGACCAGTTATGCCACTCACTGCCAGGAAGAGCTACAGGGGCACCCCACTTCACCCCCACTTTCCTCTCCCAGCAGTGTCCCTGTATGGCAGCTCCTGCACATCAACCAGACAGACTTGGTGAAATGCTCCAATCCAGGGAACAGTGAGACCACTTAAGTGGTCAGAGGTAAATGACCAAGAGGCATCTGGAATCTTCCCTTGTCTAAAGCCCTTCTGTTGCTCTCTGTGGGGGAGCAATGTGAGGTCTTTGGGATGCTGGCATTGCACCCACTCTCTCCCTACCAGAGGGGCCCCAGCTGCACTTCCCAGGCAGTGGGGAGATTTTCTCCCTGATCTCTATGATATGAGGAGGGCTGGGGCAAACGTGGGCATCAGAAGGAATCAGGAGCTCTGTCTCAGCCACCAAATGGCTGTATGTTCTTGCCCTTGGTGTCCTCATCTCTAAGGGCTCCTTCAGGTTCTGAAAGACTGACTCTGGtcctttgctttattttatttcatttgttattgctgttcaagtacaattgtctccattttcccgccaccacttcccctgccccacccaccccaccacccaccctcttTTGCCATAGTTCTCTGTCCCATGCCTCTAGTTGGCAACACATTCGTGTGTGGACTGTTGTTTTATGAATGTTCCTAAGACATGCGTGTCCATGCTTTGCATGTGCACACCTGTTGGATGTGTCTGAAGGGCTTGACCATGGAAGGAAGGGGCGGCTCCATATTGCTTCTCTTAAACACAAATTTGAGGGTTGCCTGCCCACATGCTTGAGGTTCTGCACTTGTTCATCAAATCTGGGTTCATGTGAAATGCCTAGTTATGTCTGTGGTAGAGAGAGCAGACCAGGTGAGGTCTGGCCATGTGGAAGTACATGTCCTGAGCCCTGAACCTTGATAGTTTCTTGAGATCAGCTGGCACAGTTAGTCCCTTTGGGGAGCAATGTTGCCACTGAATGTAGGAACAAAGGAGCCCATGAGGTGGAATGTCTGGCCCCCACAGAGGCAGGCTGAGTGGCACCTTACAGATACCAAATATTGAGGAAGTCTTCTGCCCTAACACAAATAGTCAGAGTTGAAAAGTGTTTCTGGTTGAGAGGCTCAGGTATCACCATGGAACTATCTTCTCTACACTCAGCTGCTGGGACTTGTGAGCTGGGAGAGCCAAGCTGTGACTGCTCCTCTAAACGGCCTCTGCTGCCCTTTCCTTTTCAGTGTGAGCTCCAGAAGGGAAGGGGCTTTGTCTGCCTTGTTCACTGCTCTATTGCCTGTGCCTAGAACAGTGAACACTAGCACATAGTAGTTCCTATTAAACATTTTACTAACTGTAGGCAGGACTCTCTGAGATAGTAGGCCCTCTGGGAGGGATTGGGGGTGGACGGCTGGGATCTGGGTTCTTAGACACTGTACCTAGGAACCTTCGCTCTGTGAAGCAGACGGCCTGCTCTAGGGATTTGCCTAATGCTCTCTATCCCCATTCAGCCTGCCCTCCTCTGGCCCTGAGCTGGTCGGAAGCCAAAGCTCTTCTGAGcaccctttctctcccctcttccactGACCTCCACAGCCCCTCTTGCCACCTGGCCCAGTCTCCTTAAAATCCACCATAGCCAAAGGCCCCAGGGTCCCTCTGAGAGTGGGAGAGACCACCCTGAGCAGGATGGGTAAAGAA
The sequence above is a segment of the Phyllostomus discolor isolate MPI-MPIP mPhyDis1 chromosome 2, mPhyDis1.pri.v3, whole genome shotgun sequence genome. Coding sequences within it:
- the LOC114512887 gene encoding keratin, type II cytoskeletal 6A, which codes for MSSKSTMRIQSSSQRGFSASSARVPGASRSGFSSVSVCRSRGSGGFGGACGGAGFGSRSLYSLGGSKRISIGGGSCAVGGGYGGRVGGGFGFGGGAGSGFGFGGAAGSGFGLGGGAGFAGGYGGAGFPVCPPGGIQEVTVNQSLLTPLNLQIDPTIQRVRTEEREQIKTLNNKFASFIDKVRFLEQQNKVLDTKWTLLQEQGTKTVRQNLEPLFEQYISNLRRQLDSIVGERGRLDSELRNMQDLVEDFKNKYEDEINKRTAAENEFVTLKKDVDAAYMNKVELQARVDALMDEINFTRAFYEAELAQMQTHISDTSVVLSMDNNRDLDLNSIIAEVKAQYEEIAQRSRAEAESWYQTKYEELQVTAGRHGDDLRNTKQEIAEINRMIQRLRSEIDHVKKQCANLQAAIADAEQRGELALKDAKNKLAGLEDALQKAKQDMARLLKEYQELMNVKLALDVEIATYRKLLEGEECRLSGEGVGPVNISVVQSTVSSGYGSGSGVGSGLALGGGSGYSYGSGHGLSGGFSSGSGRGLGGGLSSVGGSSSTVRYTTTSSSSRKSYKH